Sequence from the Lysobacter solisilvae genome:
GCGATCGCATCTGCAAGGTGCGCCGGCATTGCTGGAGGTTCCGACCGATCGGCCGCGTCCGCCAACGCAGAGCCATCGCGGCGCGCGCGAGGAAGTCCGGCTGTCGTCCGAGTTCGCTGCGGCGCTGCGGGCATTTTCGCAGCGCCATGGCGTGACCGTGTTCATGACGCTGCTGGCGAGCTGGTCGACGCTCCTGTCGCGGCTGAGCGGCCAGGGTGACGTGGTCATCGGCACCCCCGTCGCCAACCGGCAGAGTTCGCAGATCGAGCCGTTGATCGGCTTCTTCGTCAACACGCTCGCCCTGCGCGTGGGCTTTGACGCCGATCCCACCGTCGCCGAACTTCTGGCGCAGGTGAAGGCCACGACGCTGGGCGCGTACGCACACCAGGAGCTGCCGTTCGACCAGGTCGTCGACGCGTTGCAGCCGGTGCGCAGCCTGAGCCACAACGTCCTGTTCCAGGCGATGCTGGTGCTGAACAACACGCCCGATGACGGCGCGCTGGGCCAGTTGGCCGGCCTGTCGCTGTCGACCATCCAGGTCGAGAACTCGAGCGCGCAGTTCGACTTGTGCCTGTCGTTGGCCGAGGGCGCCAACGGGCTGAGCGGCGTGCTCATCTACGCCAGCGACCTGTTCGATGCCGCCACGATCACCACGATGCTGCAGCGCTGGACCCGGCTGCTGGAGGCGATGGTGGCCGACGACACGCAGCGGGTCAGCCGCTTGCCGCTGCTGTCGGCGCCCGAACGCGAGCAGGTGCTGGGCGCGTTCAACGCCACCGACACCACCTATCCCGATGCGACGCTGATCCATTCGCTGATCCAGGCGCAGGTGGCCCGGCAGCCCGACGCGATCGCGCTGGAGTTCGACGGCCAGCGGCTGGACTACGCCACCCTCAACCGCCGCGCCAACCGCCTGGCCCATCGCCTCATCGCTATGGGCGTGCAGCCCGACGACCGCGTCGCGATCTGCGTGGAGCGCGGCATCGGCATGGTGGTGGGCCTGCTGGGCGTGCTCAAGGCCGGCGGCGCCTATGTGCCGCTGGATCCGGCCTATCCGGACGACCGCCTGGCCTGGATGCTCGGCGACAGCGCGCCGGTGGCGCTGCTGACCCAGTCCAGCCTGCGCGATCGCCTGGCGGCGTGGGCCGCGGTGCCCACGCTGGAACTGGATGGGCCCGACGACGCGTCCGACGCCCCCGATCACAACCCCGAGCCGGCCGGGCACCATCCCGGCCAGCTGGCCTACGTCATCTACACCTCCGGTTCGACCGGCCGGCCCAAGGGCGTGATGGTCGAACACCGCGGCCTGTGCAACCTGGCCACGGCGCAGGTGCGCCTGTTCGAGGTGCGGCCGGGCAGCCACGTGCTGCAGTTCGCCTCCTTCAGCTTCGACGCCAGCATCTCCGAGATCGTGATGGCCCTGTGCGCCGGCGCGTGCCTGCACCTGGCCCCGCGCGAGGCCCTGCGCCCGGGCGCGCCGCTGCTGGCGACCCTGCGCGAGCGGCACATCACCCACGTCACCCTGCCGTCCTCGGCGCTGCAGGGCTTCGCGGTCGAGGATCTGGCCGACACCGGCCTGACCCTGATCCTGGCCGGCGAGGCGCTGCCGCCGACCGCCCGCAAGTGGGCGCGCGGCCACCGCCTGTTCAACGCCTACGGCCCGACCGAGGCCACCGTGTGCGCCACCGCGTACGTCGTGCCGGAAGAAGACACCGGCGCGATGTCTACAAGCACGATCCCGATCGGCGCGCCGATCGCGAACACGCGCATCTACATCCTGGACCCCGCCGGCGAGCCGGTGCCCGTAGGCGTGGCGGGTGAGCTGTACATCGGCGGCGCGGGCGTGGCCCGCGGCTATCTCAACCGGCCGGAACTGACCGCCGAGCGCTTCGTGCGCGACCCGTTCGCGCCCGGGAATGCGCGCATGTACCGCACCGGCGACCTGGGTCGCTGGCGGGCGGACGGCAGCATCGAGTACCTGGGCCGCAACGACTTCCAGGTCAAGCTGCGCGGGTTCCGCATCGAACTGGGGGAGATCGAGGCGCAGCTGCTGGCCTGCGAAGGCGTCCGCGAGGCGGCCGTGATCGCACGCGAGGATGGCGGCGACCGCCGCCTGGTCGCGTACCTCGTTGCCGGGGGCGATGTCGAACTATCGGTGCCGATCTTGCGCGACCGCTTGGCGAGCGCGCTGCCCGAACACATGGTGCCCAGCGCGTTCGTGCGCCTGGAGGCGCTGCCGCTCACGCCCAACGGCAAGCTGGACCGCCGGGCACTGCCCGCGCCGGACCACGCCGCGGTCGCCAGCCGTGCCTACGAAGCGCCGGTCGGCGCGATCGAGCAGGCCATCGCCGCGATCTGGCAGGACCTGCTCGGCCTGGACCGCGTCGGCCGCCATGACCACTTCTTCGAACTGGGCGGGCACTCGCTGCTGGTGGTGCGCCTGGTGACGCGCCTGCGCGCCACGCTGGGTGTCGAGATCGCGTTGCGCGACGTATTCGCGCAACCCGAACTGGCAGTGCTGGCACGCATGGTTTCCGACGCGCGCGTGGTATGCGAAAGCGCGATCGTACCGGTGGACCGGAGCCAGCCGCTGCCCCTTTCGTGGGCCCAGCAGCGCCTGTGGTTCCTGGACCAGCTCGACCACGCGGCCAGCGCCGCGTACCACATCCCGGCCGCGCTGCGCCTGCGCGGCACACTGGATCGCGTCGCGCTCGGGAAGAGCCTCGACCGGATCGTCGCGCGGCATGAAAACCTGCGCACGAGCTTCACCAGCGTCGAGGGCGAGCCGCGGCAGCTGATCGCACCGGCGGACTGCGGATTCACCCTGATCGAGCACGACTTGCGCGGGCTCGACGAGACACGTCAGCCGGCTGCTGTCGCCGAAATGGCGGCCAGTGAAGCGCGGGCGCCGTTCGACCTGTCGACGGGGCCGCTGTTCCGCGGCCGGCTGCTGCGCCTGGCCGAGCACGAACACGTGCTGCTGGTGACCCAGCACCACATCATTTCCGACGGCTGGTCGATCGGCGTGCTGACGCAGGAAGTCGGGGCGCTGTATTCCGCTTTCTGCCAGGGCCAGGACGATCCGCTTCCGCCGCTGCCGGTCCAGTACGCCGACTACGCCGCCTGGCAACGCCAGTGGCTGCAGGGCGACACGCTGCAGGGACAGATCGACTACTGGCGCGATCACCTGGAGGGTGCGCCCGCGCTGCTGGAACTGCCCACCGACCGGCCGCGACCCGCCGCGCGCAGCTACCGCGGCGACGGCGTGCCGATCCGCCTGTCGCGCGAACTCAGCGCCGGCCTGCAAGGGCTGTCGCAGCGTCATGGCACCACGCTCTTCATGACCCTGCTCGCCGGCTGGTCCACCCTGCTGTCGCGGCTGAGCGGACAGCACGATGTGGTCATCGGCAGCCCCGTGGCCAACCGCCAGCGTGCGGAGATCGAGCCGCTGATCGGCTTCTTCGTCAACACCCTGGCGCTGCGTGTCGACCTCGCCGACGACCCCACGGTTGGCGGGCTGCTGGCACAGGTCCGGGAGACGACCCTGGGCGCCTATGCGCACCAGGACCTGCCGTTCGAACAGGTCGTCGAGGCGCTGCAGCCTGAACGCAGCCTCAGCCACAGCCCGCTGTTCCAGGTGATGTTGACGCTCAACCACCTCACCGCCGCCGGCGAATCCAGCCTGCCGGACCTGTCGCTGTCGCCGATCGAGAACGCCAAGCACAGCGCGCAGTTCGATCTGTCGCTGTCGATGACCGAAACGCCCGACGGCCTCGTCGGCGGCCTGGTGTTCGCCACCGACCTGTTCGACCGCAGCACGGTCGAACGCATGGCGGGGCACTGGATGACCCTGCTCGCCGCCATGGTCGCGGACGACTCCCAGCAGCTGAGCCGACTGCCGCTGCTGTGCGCGGCGCAACGCGAGCAGGTCCTGCATGGCTTCAATGCGACGCAAACCGAGTTCGAACGCGACAGCACCCTGCACGCGCTGTTCGAGCGGCAGGTCGAACGCACGCCCGATGCAATCGCGCTGGAGTGCGACGGCCAACGCGTGCCCTACGGCGAACTCAACACCCGCGCCAACCAGGTCGCGCATCGACTGGTCGAGCTGGGCGTTCGCCCCGACGACCGCGTCGCAATCTGCGCCACCCGCGGCGTCGACATGGTCGTGGGCATGCTCGCCATCCTCAAGGCGGGCGGAGGCTACGTGCCGCTGGACCCGGGCTACCCGCTCGACCGGCTCGCCTACATGCTTGCCGACTGCACGCCGGTGGTGGTGCTGACGCAGGCCGCACTGCGCTCGGAGATGCCGATGCTCGGCGCGCTTTCCGTGCCCGTCGTCCTGCTCGACGCGGAATTCCCGTGCCGGGACGGCGAGGCCACGTCGAGCGCGGACGCGTCGATGAATCCCTGCATCGATGGCCTCACGTCGCGTCACCTGGCTTACGTGATCTACACGTCCGGTTCCACCGGCCAGCCCAAGGGCGTGATGATCGAGCACTTCAATGCGGCGAACCTGCTGGCGTGGGCGCACGCCAGCTTCACCCCGGAGCAGTTGGCGACGACCGTGATGGCGACGTCGATCAATTTCGACCTGGCCGTCTACGAACTGTTCGTCCCGCTGGCCATCGGTGCGACGGTGCGGCTGGTCAAGGACCTGGTCAGCGCGGGTCCCGCACTGGCCGGCGCGACGCTGGTGAACACCGTGCCCTCGGCGATCGCGGCGGTCCTCGCCACCGACGGAGTGCCGGCGTCGGTGAACACGGTCAACCTGGCGGGAGAACCGCTCAAGCGCGAGCTGGTGGAGCGCGTGTTCGCTTCCAGCCAGGCGCAGGCAGTTGTGAATCTGTACGGGCCGTCGGAAACGACGACCTACTCGACCTGGGTGTCGATGCCGCGTGCGCAGGGCTTCGTGCCGCACATCGGTCGGCCGATCGCCAACACGCAGGTCTACATCCTGGATGGCGCGGGCGCGCCGGTGCCGGTGGGCGTCGCCGGCGAGATCCACATCGGCGGCGCCGGCGTGGCCCGCGGCTATCTCAATCGTGCGGACCTGACCGCGCAGCGTTTCCTCGCCGACCCGTTCGCTGACGACGCGAACGCGCGCATGTACCGCACCGGCGACCTGGGCCGCTGGTTGGTCGACGGCAACATCGAGTACCTGGGACGCAACGATTTCCAGGTCAAGATCCGCGGCTTCCGCATCGAGCCGGGCGAGATCGAGGCACGCCTGGCGCGCTGCACCGACGTCGGTGAAGCGGTGGTCATCGCCCGCGACGACGCCAACGGCGACAAGCGCCTGGTGGCCTACGTCGTGCCCACGCCGGGTGCGGCCATGTCCGTCCCGGCGCTGCGCGGCGAACTGCTGCAGGTGCTTCCCGAATACATGGTGCCCAGCGCGTTCGTCAGCCTCGCGTCGCTGCCGCTGACCCCGAACGGCAAGCTGGATCGCAAGGCGCTGCCCGCGCCGGACCAGGACGCGGTGGTGAGCCGCGCGTACGAAGCGCCCGAGGGCCACGTCGAGCAGGCCCTTGCCGGAATCTGGCAGGAACTGCTTGGCCTGGAGCGCGTCGGCCGCCACGACCACTTCTTCGAACTCGGCGGCCACTCGCTGCTCGCCGTGCGCCTGGTGACGCGCGTGCGCAGCGCGCTTGGCGTCGACCTCGCCCTGCGCGATGTTTTCGCACAGCCGACGCTGGCCGCCCTCGCCCACGCCATCGTGGCCGGCGAGGCCAGCGTGCAGCAGGCGATCCCGACGGCGGATCGCAGCCAGCCGCTGCCCCTGTCCTCGGCGCAGCAGCGCCTGTGGTTCCTGGACCAGCTCGATCACGGCGCCGGCGCGGCGTACCACATCCCCGCGGCGCTGCGGCTGCGTGGCGTCCTGGATCGCCAGGCGCTGCAGGCGAGCCTGGACCGGATCGTGGCGCGGCACGAAAACCTTCGCACGCGCTTCGTCGGCATCGAAGGCGCGCCGCACCAGGTGATCGCGCCGGAGGATGCCGGATTCACGCTGCTGGAACACGACCTGCGCGGCCTCGACGATGTCGCACGGTCGGCGGCCGTCGCCGAGCTGGGTGCCAGCGAGTCCCGGGCGCCCTTCGACCTGGCCACCGGCCCGCTGGTCCGCGGCCGCCTGCTGCGCCTGGCCGAAGACGAGCACGTGCTGATGGTGACCCAGCATCACATCGTGTCCGATGGCTGGTCGACGAAGCTGCTGGTGCAGGAAGTCAGCGCGCTCTACACCGCTTTCAGCCAGGGGCGGGACGACCCGCTGCCGCCGCTGCCGATCCAGTACGCCGACTACGCGGCATGGCAGCGCCAGTGGGTGCAGGGCGACGTGCTCGGCGCGCAGCTCGAGTTCTGGCGCCGGCACCTGTCCGGCGCGCCGGCGCTGCTGGAGCTGCCCTCCGACCGTGCGCGGCCGCCGGTGCAGTCGCATCGTGGCGCGCGCGCGGAACTGCACGTGCCCACCGCACTCGCGCGCGGGCTGCGCGCACTATCGCAGCGCCATGGCGCCACCTTGTTCATGACCCTGCTCGCCGGCTGGTCCGCGCTGCTGTCACGGCTCAGCGGCCAGCTGGACGTCGTGATCGGCAGCCCGGTGGCCAACCGCCAGCGGGCGGAGATCGAGCCGCTGATCGGCCTGTTCGTCAACACGCTCGCACTGCGCGTCGACCTGCGCGATTCGCCGACCGTGGCCGAGCTGCTGGCACAGGTCAGGGCCACCACGCTGGCCGGCCAGGCCCACCAGGACGTGCCGTTCGAACAGGTGGTCGAAGCCCTGCAGCCACCTCGCAGCCTCAGCCACACGCCGGTGTTCCAGGTGATGCTGGCGGTCAACCATGGCGCGGCGGGCGCGGCGCTCGATCTTCCAGGCCTGGCGATGTCCGCCATCGAAAGCCCTGGCGTGTCGGCCAAGTTCGACCTTTCGCTGACCATGACCGACACCGGCGAAGACCTGGTCGGTGGCCTGGTCTACGCCACCGACCTGTTCGACCACGCGTCGGTGCAACGCATGCTGGGCCACTGGCTCGCGCTGCTGCAGGGCATGGTCGACGACGACACCCGCGCCGTCGCACGCCTGCCGCTACTGTCGGTTGCCGAACGCGGACAGCTGCTGGCGGATTTCAACGCCACGCATCTCGACGTGCCGCACGACGCGCTCATCCACGCGCGCTTCGAAGCCCAGGCCGCGCGAACGCCCGAAGCGATCGCCGTGGAGTACGCAGGGCAGCGGGTGAGCTATTGCGAGCTCAACCGGCGCGCCAATCGCGTCGCGCACCGCCTGATCGCCCTGGGCGTGAAGCCCGACGACCGCGTGGCGCTGTGCGTGGACCGCAGCATCGAGATGATCGTCGGCGTGATCGGCATCCTCAAGGCCGGCGGCGCGTACGTGCCGCTCGATCCCGCCTATCCGCTCAACCGTCTGGCCTACATGCTGGGCGACAGCCAGCCGGTCGCGATGCTGACCCGCGCGCACATGGGGCCGCTGGTGCAGCAGCTCCAGGACGCGGGGTCCGCTTCGCTGCCGGTGCTGGACCTGGACGAGGACGTCCTGCTCGCCGCGCACCCGGATACCGATCCCAACGTAGCGGCACTGACCGCGCACCACCTGGCGTACGTGATCTACACGTCCGGATCGACCGGTCAGCCCAAGGGCGTGATGGTCGAACACGCTTCGGTGCTGAACCTTTGGGCCGAACTGGAGCGATCCGTGTTCGGTGCGCTGGACGCGTCCGCGCGGATCGGTCTGAACGCATCGCTGGCCTTCGACGCCTCGGTGCAGTCGCTCACCCAGTTGCTGTCCGGACGGACCGTCGTGATCGTTCCCCAGGACGTGCGCGCCGACGCCGCCGCCTTCGTGGCGCTGGTGGCGCGCGCAGGCCTCGCCGCGCTCGACTGCACGCCCGCGCAACTGGCGCTGCTGCTGGCCGAAGGCCTGGCGGAACGCACGCCGGCGCTGAAGGCCGTCCTCGTCGGCGGCGAAGCCATCGCTCCCAGCCTGTGGCAGCGGCTGGCGGGCTCGCATTCGCCCGCCTTCTTCAACGTGTACGGTCCCACCGAATGCACGGTCGACAGCACGATCGCGGACCTGCGTGACGCGCGGCCGTCCGATCCGCCGCACATCGGGCGGCCGGTCGCCAACGCACGCGTGCACGTGCTCGATGTCGCCGGCGAGCCGGTGCCGATCGGCGTCACCGGCGAGATCCATATCGGCGGCGCCGGCCTGGCCCGCGGGTATCTCGGCCGTCCGGACCTGACCGCGGAGCGCTTCGTGCAGGATCCGTTCGGCACACGCCGCGATGCACGCATGTACCGGACGGGCGACCTGGCGCGCTGGCGTCCGGATGGCACGCTCGAGTACCTCGGCCGCAACGACTTCCAGGTGAAGATCCGCGGTTTCCGCATCGAGCTGGGGGAAATCGAGGCGAAGCTGGCGGCGTGTTCCGGCGTGGGCGAGGTAGCCGTCGTCGCGCGCGAAGACGCTGCAGGGGGCACGAGGCTGGTGGCGTACTTCACCACCGACGATGCCGATGCTGAGCCTTCCGTGGCGGCGCTGCGCGCGCACCTGCTGCGCGAACTTCCCGAGCACATGGTGCCGGGGGCGTTCGTGCGCCTGGAGAAGCTGCCGCTCACCGCCAATGCCAAGATCGACCGCAAGGCACTGCCCGCTCCCGACGAATCATCGGTGGCCAGCCGCGCCTACGAGGCCCCGGCGGGCGAAGTCGAGCAGGCCATCGCCGCGATCTGGCAGGACCTGCTGGGCCTGGAACGCATCGGCCGGCATGACGTGTTCTTCGAACTGGGCGGGCATTCGCTGCTCGCCATCAAGGTCATTCATGCGATCGGCACTCGACTGGGGGTTACGGTGCCCCTGTCGGCGCTGTTCTCCTCGCCCACCGTCGCCGGCCTGGCGACGGCGATCTCGGCCGACGACCGACGTGCTTCGCTGATCGTTCCGCTGCAGACGATGCCGCTGCAGGCACTGCCGACGGGCACGCCCTTGTTCTGCCTGCACCCGGTGGGTGGACAGGTCAACTTCTACAGGCCCCTGGCGCGACGCCTGGCCGGGTCGATGCCGGTCTACGGCGTGCAGGCACGCGAGGCCATGGGGGCTGCGGACGGCCTTACGGATCTCCAGGCCATGGCACTGGCCTACGCCGCCGCGATACGTGCCACCCAGCCGGAGGGGCCGTACCGGCTGCTGGGCTGGTCCACGGGCGGGCTGTTCGCCGCCGCCGTGGCGAACGTGCTGCGCGAGCAAGGCGAAGCCGTGCAGTACCTCGGGCTGGTGGACACGCGATCCAGCTTCGTCCAGATCCCGCCGACGGACGAGCAGGCCCTGCTCCGCGCGGCGATCGTGGAACTGCACGGCGCGGGCTTCAGCCTGCGCGACGGTGCGAGTCCCGCGGCGCCGGAGTTCGCGCCGCTGCTGCGCATGGACTTCGAGGAGGCATCGCCTCACCTGGCCCGCTGGCTGCAGCCGGCGCCCGACGCCGCGGCCTTCGAGCACCTCAAGCAGCAGTTGCCGGTCACCCGCCGGCACATGGGTGTGCTGGAGCGGTACGCGCCACAGCCAATGGACGTCCCGGTGCAGGTGTTCTGGGCCGGCGTGCGTCCTTCCGGTGGGCAGCCCGCGCGCGACGCTGCGGCCGATGGCTTTACCCCGGCCGCGGCCACCCACGTCATCCAGGCCGACCATTTCGGAATGCTCGCCGAGCCCCACGTGGGCGAGGTGGCGGCACTGATCGAGGTGTTCCTGCAGTCGGCGCACGCGCAGCCACCCGTGGCCGCGCGGCACGCGCCCGCCGGACATGCACGCCCACCGCAGGCAAGCCCGGAGCAGGCGGGCCTGGAACCCGCACACACGGAGGTGATCTGGTGAACCACGCCACCCAGCAGTGGAATCCCTGGCTGATCCGGGCGCCAGCCCCACACGCGCGCATGCGCCTGTTCTGCTTTCCCTACGCCGGAGGCAGCGCGTTCAATTTCAGTGCCTGGCGCGGCCGGCTCGATCCGGGCGTGGAGATCTGCGCCGTGCAACTGCCCGGTCGCGGAGCGCGCATCGGCGAGGCGCCGATCGCGACGATGCCGGCGTTGCTGCGGGCGATGGCGCCGGCGATCACGCAGCTCAATTCCCTGCCGTTCGCATTCTTCGGACACAGCGTCGGCGCGCTCATCGCGTTCGAGTTGGCCCGCTACCTGCGCCTGCATGGCGTGCAGGGACCGGAGCACCTGTTCATGTCGGGCTGCCAGGCGCCGCAGTTCCGCAGCCCCTCGGCCGGCCTGCACCGGCTGCCGGACGCGGCTTTCATCGAGGAACTGCGCGACTACAACGGCACGCCCGAGGAAGTGCTGGACAACCGCGAACTGATGGCGCTGATGCTGCCGACGATCCGCGCCGACTTCGCGCTGGCTGAGGAGTACAGCTATCGCTCCGGCCCGCTCCTGCAGGTGCCCGTCAGCGTCTATGCCGGTACCCAGGAAGACATCCGCGCGCCGGGCCAGGTGGACGGCTGGCAGAAGGAAACGACGGGGCCATGCGCGGTCACTTGGTTCGACGGCGGCCACTTCTTCATCAACTCCCAGCGCGACGCCGTGATCGGCCAGCTCAACGCCGACCTGGCGCCTGCGCCCGATGCGGCGAAGGAAGGCACGTCCTGACGCCGCGGCCGCGACACGGCTGGGCGGCGCCGCCCGTTCGGCCTTCGATTTCCTTCCCACCATCCACACCGTTTGAACCCTTGGCACGCACGCAATGGAGGCATCCGCCATGAAGATGAACCCGCTGTTCTCGACCTCGACCCACCATCCGGTCGTCATCACGCCAGGCGCCGACAGCAGCCTGGGCGCGCTCCATGAATACGTGTCCCAGAACCAGCCCGAGATCCAGCGCCTGCTGCTGCAGCACGGCGGCCTGCTGTTCCGCGGTTTCGGGCTCAACGGGGCGGAGGATTTCCACGCCTGCTCGCAGAGCCTGGGCGCGAGGCCGTTCGGCTACGTCGGCGGCGACTCGCCACGCAACCGCGTCGTGGCCGACGTGTTCACTTCGACCGAATACCCCGCCACCGAAGTGATCTCGCTGCACAACGAAATGTCCTACCTGCCCAGTTGGCCGACGCGCCTGTTCTTCTACAGCC
This genomic interval carries:
- a CDS encoding non-ribosomal peptide synthetase — protein: MEHKALNTLSIADKQRLLALARAKLTRQAATGNVIPRADRTAPLPLSWAQQRLWFLDQLDPAAGAAHHIPAAMRLRGPLDRAALRASLDRIVARHENLRTRFTSVDGAPQQVIAAEDTGFALVEHDLRALDDAARAAAVAELSVLEARAPFDLAAGPLVRGRLLWLSEHEHVLLATQHHIISDGWSTGVLVKEVAALYAAFSEGRADPLPPLPIQYVDYAAWQRQMLQGDVLAAHLDFWRSHLQGAPALLEVPTDRPRPPTQSHRGAREEVRLSSEFAAALRAFSQRHGVTVFMTLLASWSTLLSRLSGQGDVVIGTPVANRQSSQIEPLIGFFVNTLALRVGFDADPTVAELLAQVKATTLGAYAHQELPFDQVVDALQPVRSLSHNVLFQAMLVLNNTPDDGALGQLAGLSLSTIQVENSSAQFDLCLSLAEGANGLSGVLIYASDLFDAATITTMLQRWTRLLEAMVADDTQRVSRLPLLSAPEREQVLGAFNATDTTYPDATLIHSLIQAQVARQPDAIALEFDGQRLDYATLNRRANRLAHRLIAMGVQPDDRVAICVERGIGMVVGLLGVLKAGGAYVPLDPAYPDDRLAWMLGDSAPVALLTQSSLRDRLAAWAAVPTLELDGPDDASDAPDHNPEPAGHHPGQLAYVIYTSGSTGRPKGVMVEHRGLCNLATAQVRLFEVRPGSHVLQFASFSFDASISEIVMALCAGACLHLAPREALRPGAPLLATLRERHITHVTLPSSALQGFAVEDLADTGLTLILAGEALPPTARKWARGHRLFNAYGPTEATVCATAYVVPEEDTGAMSTSTIPIGAPIANTRIYILDPAGEPVPVGVAGELYIGGAGVARGYLNRPELTAERFVRDPFAPGNARMYRTGDLGRWRADGSIEYLGRNDFQVKLRGFRIELGEIEAQLLACEGVREAAVIAREDGGDRRLVAYLVAGGDVELSVPILRDRLASALPEHMVPSAFVRLEALPLTPNGKLDRRALPAPDHAAVASRAYEAPVGAIEQAIAAIWQDLLGLDRVGRHDHFFELGGHSLLVVRLVTRLRATLGVEIALRDVFAQPELAVLARMVSDARVVCESAIVPVDRSQPLPLSWAQQRLWFLDQLDHAASAAYHIPAALRLRGTLDRVALGKSLDRIVARHENLRTSFTSVEGEPRQLIAPADCGFTLIEHDLRGLDETRQPAAVAEMAASEARAPFDLSTGPLFRGRLLRLAEHEHVLLVTQHHIISDGWSIGVLTQEVGALYSAFCQGQDDPLPPLPVQYADYAAWQRQWLQGDTLQGQIDYWRDHLEGAPALLELPTDRPRPAARSYRGDGVPIRLSRELSAGLQGLSQRHGTTLFMTLLAGWSTLLSRLSGQHDVVIGSPVANRQRAEIEPLIGFFVNTLALRVDLADDPTVGGLLAQVRETTLGAYAHQDLPFEQVVEALQPERSLSHSPLFQVMLTLNHLTAAGESSLPDLSLSPIENAKHSAQFDLSLSMTETPDGLVGGLVFATDLFDRSTVERMAGHWMTLLAAMVADDSQQLSRLPLLCAAQREQVLHGFNATQTEFERDSTLHALFERQVERTPDAIALECDGQRVPYGELNTRANQVAHRLVELGVRPDDRVAICATRGVDMVVGMLAILKAGGGYVPLDPGYPLDRLAYMLADCTPVVVLTQAALRSEMPMLGALSVPVVLLDAEFPCRDGEATSSADASMNPCIDGLTSRHLAYVIYTSGSTGQPKGVMIEHFNAANLLAWAHASFTPEQLATTVMATSINFDLAVYELFVPLAIGATVRLVKDLVSAGPALAGATLVNTVPSAIAAVLATDGVPASVNTVNLAGEPLKRELVERVFASSQAQAVVNLYGPSETTTYSTWVSMPRAQGFVPHIGRPIANTQVYILDGAGAPVPVGVAGEIHIGGAGVARGYLNRADLTAQRFLADPFADDANARMYRTGDLGRWLVDGNIEYLGRNDFQVKIRGFRIEPGEIEARLARCTDVGEAVVIARDDANGDKRLVAYVVPTPGAAMSVPALRGELLQVLPEYMVPSAFVSLASLPLTPNGKLDRKALPAPDQDAVVSRAYEAPEGHVEQALAGIWQELLGLERVGRHDHFFELGGHSLLAVRLVTRVRSALGVDLALRDVFAQPTLAALAHAIVAGEASVQQAIPTADRSQPLPLSSAQQRLWFLDQLDHGAGAAYHIPAALRLRGVLDRQALQASLDRIVARHENLRTRFVGIEGAPHQVIAPEDAGFTLLEHDLRGLDDVARSAAVAELGASESRAPFDLATGPLVRGRLLRLAEDEHVLMVTQHHIVSDGWSTKLLVQEVSALYTAFSQGRDDPLPPLPIQYADYAAWQRQWVQGDVLGAQLEFWRRHLSGAPALLELPSDRARPPVQSHRGARAELHVPTALARGLRALSQRHGATLFMTLLAGWSALLSRLSGQLDVVIGSPVANRQRAEIEPLIGLFVNTLALRVDLRDSPTVAELLAQVRATTLAGQAHQDVPFEQVVEALQPPRSLSHTPVFQVMLAVNHGAAGAALDLPGLAMSAIESPGVSAKFDLSLTMTDTGEDLVGGLVYATDLFDHASVQRMLGHWLALLQGMVDDDTRAVARLPLLSVAERGQLLADFNATHLDVPHDALIHARFEAQAARTPEAIAVEYAGQRVSYCELNRRANRVAHRLIALGVKPDDRVALCVDRSIEMIVGVIGILKAGGAYVPLDPAYPLNRLAYMLGDSQPVAMLTRAHMGPLVQQLQDAGSASLPVLDLDEDVLLAAHPDTDPNVAALTAHHLAYVIYTSGSTGQPKGVMVEHASVLNLWAELERSVFGALDASARIGLNASLAFDASVQSLTQLLSGRTVVIVPQDVRADAAAFVALVARAGLAALDCTPAQLALLLAEGLAERTPALKAVLVGGEAIAPSLWQRLAGSHSPAFFNVYGPTECTVDSTIADLRDARPSDPPHIGRPVANARVHVLDVAGEPVPIGVTGEIHIGGAGLARGYLGRPDLTAERFVQDPFGTRRDARMYRTGDLARWRPDGTLEYLGRNDFQVKIRGFRIELGEIEAKLAACSGVGEVAVVAREDAAGGTRLVAYFTTDDADAEPSVAALRAHLLRELPEHMVPGAFVRLEKLPLTANAKIDRKALPAPDESSVASRAYEAPAGEVEQAIAAIWQDLLGLERIGRHDVFFELGGHSLLAIKVIHAIGTRLGVTVPLSALFSSPTVAGLATAISADDRRASLIVPLQTMPLQALPTGTPLFCLHPVGGQVNFYRPLARRLAGSMPVYGVQAREAMGAADGLTDLQAMALAYAAAIRATQPEGPYRLLGWSTGGLFAAAVANVLREQGEAVQYLGLVDTRSSFVQIPPTDEQALLRAAIVELHGAGFSLRDGASPAAPEFAPLLRMDFEEASPHLARWLQPAPDAAAFEHLKQQLPVTRRHMGVLERYAPQPMDVPVQVFWAGVRPSGGQPARDAAADGFTPAAATHVIQADHFGMLAEPHVGEVAALIEVFLQSAHAQPPVAARHAPAGHARPPQASPEQAGLEPAHTEVIW
- a CDS encoding thioesterase II family protein produces the protein MNHATQQWNPWLIRAPAPHARMRLFCFPYAGGSAFNFSAWRGRLDPGVEICAVQLPGRGARIGEAPIATMPALLRAMAPAITQLNSLPFAFFGHSVGALIAFELARYLRLHGVQGPEHLFMSGCQAPQFRSPSAGLHRLPDAAFIEELRDYNGTPEEVLDNRELMALMLPTIRADFALAEEYSYRSGPLLQVPVSVYAGTQEDIRAPGQVDGWQKETTGPCAVTWFDGGHFFINSQRDAVIGQLNADLAPAPDAAKEGTS